Proteins encoded within one genomic window of Sphaerotilus montanus:
- a CDS encoding AMP-binding protein, giving the protein MTAHLDTFARDHLPPASAQPEFLFELPELQFPARLNCATELLDRRVAEGQGDRLCISAPGGLRWTYADLQARANRIANVLVCEMGLVPGNRVLLSAPNNPMLAACWFAVIKAGGIAVATMPLLRAKELTAIIDKARISHALCDLCLAGEVQAAQHQAPVLQKVRYFNHPDVQGLEAAMARHSDQFDNVDTAADDTCLLAFTSGTTGVPKATMHFHRDVMAACACWPKHVLRPQPDDVFIGSPPLAFTFGLGGLLLFPMSVGASTALLERASPEHLVQGIEDHGATILVTAPTSYRTLAAHGARLRASTLRRCVSAGEALPAATRTLWRAATGIELIDGIGATEMLHIFISADEAHARPGATGTAIPGYQACVLDANGQPVPPGTVGRLAVKGPTGCRYLDDPRQANYVQNGWNLTGDAYLMDADGYFVYQARTDDMIISAGYNIASPEVEGALLAHPAVAECGVIGVPDAERGQIVKAFVVLRAGGGYSPDAALVKTLQDFVKQAIAPYKYPRAIQFVTELPRTGTGKLQRFRLNSLQTSQENPT; this is encoded by the coding sequence ATGACCGCTCACCTCGACACTTTCGCCCGTGACCACCTGCCGCCCGCGTCTGCGCAGCCGGAGTTCCTGTTCGAGCTGCCCGAGCTGCAGTTCCCGGCGCGGCTGAACTGCGCCACCGAGCTGCTCGACCGCCGTGTCGCCGAGGGGCAGGGCGATCGGTTGTGCATCAGCGCGCCGGGTGGCCTGCGCTGGACGTACGCCGACCTGCAGGCGCGCGCCAACCGCATCGCCAATGTGCTGGTGTGCGAGATGGGGCTGGTGCCGGGCAACCGGGTGCTGCTGAGCGCGCCGAACAACCCGATGCTGGCGGCCTGCTGGTTCGCGGTCATCAAGGCGGGCGGCATCGCGGTGGCGACCATGCCGCTGCTGCGCGCCAAGGAGCTGACCGCGATCATCGACAAGGCCCGGATCAGCCACGCGCTGTGCGATCTGTGCCTGGCCGGCGAGGTGCAGGCGGCGCAGCACCAGGCACCGGTGCTGCAGAAGGTGCGCTATTTCAACCACCCGGATGTGCAGGGCCTCGAAGCCGCCATGGCACGGCACAGCGACCAGTTCGACAACGTGGACACCGCCGCGGACGACACCTGCCTGCTCGCGTTCACGTCGGGCACCACCGGCGTGCCCAAGGCGACGATGCATTTCCACCGCGACGTGATGGCGGCGTGTGCGTGCTGGCCGAAACACGTGCTGCGCCCGCAGCCGGACGACGTGTTCATCGGCAGCCCGCCGCTGGCGTTCACGTTCGGGCTGGGCGGGCTGCTGCTGTTCCCGATGTCGGTGGGGGCGTCCACGGCATTGCTGGAGCGCGCGTCGCCCGAGCACCTCGTCCAGGGCATCGAGGACCACGGCGCCACCATCCTTGTCACGGCGCCGACCTCGTACCGCACGCTTGCCGCCCACGGGGCGCGGCTGCGCGCCTCGACCTTGCGGCGCTGCGTCTCGGCGGGTGAAGCGCTGCCGGCGGCGACGCGCACGCTGTGGCGCGCCGCAACCGGCATCGAGCTGATCGACGGCATCGGCGCGACCGAGATGCTGCACATCTTCATCTCCGCCGACGAGGCCCACGCCCGCCCCGGCGCCACCGGCACGGCGATTCCTGGCTACCAAGCCTGTGTGCTCGATGCCAACGGCCAGCCGGTGCCGCCTGGGACGGTGGGCCGGCTCGCGGTGAAAGGCCCGACCGGCTGCCGCTACCTCGACGATCCGCGGCAGGCGAACTATGTGCAGAACGGCTGGAACCTGACCGGCGACGCCTACCTGATGGACGCCGACGGCTACTTCGTCTACCAGGCGCGCACCGACGACATGATCATCTCGGCGGGCTACAACATCGCCTCGCCGGAGGTGGAAGGCGCGCTGCTGGCCCATCCCGCGGTGGCCGAGTGCGGCGTGATCGGCGTGCCGGACGCAGAGCGCGGGCAGATCGTCAAGGCGTTTGTCGTGCTGCGTGCGGGCGGTGGGTACTCGCCAGACGCCGCGCTCGTCAAGACGCTGCAGGACTTCGTCAAGCAGGCCATCGCCCCGTACAAGTACCCGCGCGCCATCCAGTTCGTCACCGAGCTGCCGCGCACCGGGACAGGCAAACTGCAGCGTTTCCGACTGAACAGCCTGCAAACTTCCCAGGAGAACCCGACATGA
- a CDS encoding enoyl-CoA hydratase family protein has protein sequence MNQTVPSIDPALLAGNRQRLADHTATHFLWQVQAGVGTITLNRPERKNPLTFDSYAELRDLFGRLKYAEDVTVVVVQGAGGNFCSGGDVHEIIGPLIALKAPELLMFTRMTGDLVKAMRACPQPIVAAVDGVCAGAGAIVAMASDLRLGTARSKTAFLFNRVGLAGCDMGACAILPRIIGQGRASELLYTGRSMGGEEAERWGFFNRLVAPDALAEAAQALAADLAAGPTFANGITKTMLHQEWAMTIEQAIEAEAQAQAICMLTEDFSRAYHAFVAKQRPRFEGN, from the coding sequence ATGAACCAGACCGTGCCTTCCATCGATCCCGCGCTGCTCGCCGGCAACCGCCAGCGCCTGGCCGACCACACCGCCACGCACTTCCTCTGGCAGGTCCAGGCCGGCGTCGGCACCATCACGCTCAACCGCCCCGAGCGCAAGAACCCGCTGACCTTCGACTCCTACGCTGAGTTGCGCGACCTGTTCGGACGACTGAAGTACGCCGAGGACGTGACCGTCGTGGTGGTTCAGGGGGCAGGGGGGAATTTCTGCTCCGGCGGCGATGTCCACGAGATCATCGGCCCGCTGATTGCGCTGAAGGCACCCGAGTTGCTGATGTTCACGCGCATGACCGGCGACCTCGTCAAGGCGATGCGGGCGTGTCCGCAGCCGATCGTGGCGGCGGTGGACGGGGTCTGCGCCGGGGCGGGCGCGATCGTGGCGATGGCCAGCGACCTGCGGCTCGGCACGGCGCGCAGCAAGACCGCGTTCCTGTTTAACCGGGTCGGGCTGGCGGGCTGCGACATGGGCGCCTGCGCGATCCTGCCGCGGATCATCGGGCAGGGGCGGGCGAGCGAGCTGCTCTACACCGGCCGGTCGATGGGCGGCGAGGAGGCCGAGCGCTGGGGATTCTTCAACCGGCTGGTGGCGCCCGACGCACTCGCTGAAGCCGCGCAGGCGCTCGCCGCTGACCTCGCCGCCGGGCCGACCTTCGCCAACGGCATCACCAAGACGATGCTGCACCAGGAGTGGGCAATGACGATCGAGCAGGCGATCGAGGCCGAGGCGCAGGCGCAGGCGATCTGCATGCTGACCGAGGATTTCTCGCGGGCTTACCACGCCTTCGTGGCCAAGCAGCGGCCACGTTTCGAGGGGAACTGA
- a CDS encoding peptidase U32 family protein, which translates to MSPAIAMPLFRPDFRPDIELLSPARDADIGIEAINHGADAVYIGGPAFGARASAGNSVGDIERLVKHAHRFGSRIFVTLNTILRDDELAPAREMVRQVYEAGADALIVQDMGLLELDLPPIDLHASTQTDIRTPEKARFLQDAGFSQIVLARELTLPQIQAVAAQVDRATLEFFVHGALCVAYSGQCFVSHAQTGRSANRGDCSQACRLPYTVTDPQGRVIAHEQHVLSMKDNNQSANLAALVDAGIRSFKIEGRYKDMGYVKNITAHYRKLLDELFEARPELHASSAGRATFTFTPDPDRNFNRGSTDYFVNGRQEDIGAFDTPKHAGLPVGWVTKIGADYVDMKLYEGVDPLNNNDALTFNTLQKDLVGMPIDTAQLLNEGKRLWRVVPKEPLSTYPGLRPDVVISRNRDMGWVRLLEKKSADRRIGVWLRLDDTPQGLALTLTDETGVTARAEVDLPKKEAARDAAKGEAALREHLGKLGATIFTAHETVLATRKPWFVPPGVLNALRREAVEQLEAARLAAHVRLPRQPEVQPPTPYPEDTLTYLANVYNAKARDFYARHGVKVIGAAYESHEALGEASLMITKHCVRFSMSLCPKQAKGVTGVQGTVRAEPLTIQNGDEVLTLKFDCKPCEMHVVGRMKKNVLNQAVREEKASLAAGVPMQFYRARPSTTPPRPCTPP; encoded by the coding sequence ATGTCGCCTGCCATTGCCATGCCGCTCTTCCGCCCTGACTTCCGCCCTGACATCGAACTGCTCTCCCCTGCACGAGACGCCGACATCGGCATCGAGGCGATCAACCACGGGGCGGACGCGGTCTACATCGGCGGCCCGGCCTTCGGCGCGCGGGCGTCGGCGGGCAACTCGGTGGGCGACATCGAGCGGCTGGTGAAACACGCCCACCGCTTCGGCAGCCGCATCTTCGTCACCCTCAACACCATCCTGCGCGACGACGAACTGGCCCCGGCGCGCGAGATGGTCCGGCAGGTGTACGAGGCGGGGGCGGACGCGCTGATCGTGCAGGACATGGGCTTGCTGGAACTCGACCTGCCGCCGATCGACCTGCACGCCTCGACGCAGACCGACATCCGCACGCCCGAGAAGGCGCGCTTCCTGCAGGACGCCGGTTTCTCGCAGATCGTGCTGGCGCGCGAGCTGACGCTGCCGCAGATCCAGGCGGTCGCCGCGCAGGTCGACCGCGCGACGCTGGAGTTCTTCGTCCACGGCGCGCTGTGCGTCGCGTACTCCGGCCAGTGCTTCGTCAGCCACGCCCAGACCGGCCGCAGTGCCAACCGCGGGGACTGCTCGCAAGCCTGCCGCCTGCCCTACACCGTCACCGACCCACAGGGCCGCGTCATCGCCCACGAGCAGCACGTCCTCTCGATGAAGGACAACAACCAGAGCGCCAACCTCGCCGCGCTGGTGGACGCCGGCATCCGCAGCTTCAAGATCGAGGGCCGCTACAAGGACATGGGCTACGTGAAGAACATCACCGCCCATTACCGCAAGCTGCTGGACGAGCTGTTCGAGGCCCGGCCGGAACTGCACGCCTCGTCCGCCGGCCGCGCCACCTTCACCTTCACGCCCGACCCGGACCGCAACTTCAACCGCGGCAGCACCGACTACTTCGTCAACGGCCGCCAGGAGGACATCGGCGCCTTCGACACGCCCAAGCACGCTGGCCTGCCCGTCGGCTGGGTGACGAAGATCGGTGCGGACTACGTGGACATGAAGCTGTATGAGGGCGTCGATCCGCTCAACAACAACGATGCGCTGACGTTCAACACCTTGCAGAAAGATCTGGTCGGCATGCCGATCGACACGGCGCAGTTGCTCAACGAGGGCAAGCGGCTGTGGCGCGTGGTGCCCAAGGAGCCGCTGTCCACCTACCCGGGCCTGCGGCCGGATGTCGTGATCAGCCGCAACCGCGACATGGGCTGGGTGCGGCTGCTGGAGAAGAAGTCGGCCGACCGGCGCATCGGCGTGTGGCTGCGGCTGGACGACACGCCGCAGGGGCTGGCGCTGACGTTGACCGACGAGACGGGCGTCACAGCGCGCGCCGAGGTGGACCTGCCGAAGAAGGAAGCCGCACGCGATGCGGCCAAGGGCGAGGCGGCGCTGCGTGAGCACCTCGGCAAGCTGGGGGCGACGATCTTCACCGCGCACGAGACGGTGCTGGCGACACGCAAGCCGTGGTTCGTGCCGCCGGGTGTGCTGAACGCGCTGCGCCGGGAGGCGGTCGAGCAGCTCGAAGCGGCGCGGCTGGCGGCCCATGTACGCCTGCCGCGTCAGCCGGAAGTGCAGCCGCCGACGCCCTACCCCGAAGACACGCTGACCTACCTCGCCAACGTCTACAACGCCAAGGCCCGCGACTTCTACGCCCGCCACGGCGTCAAGGTGATCGGCGCCGCCTACGAGAGCCACGAGGCGCTCGGCGAGGCCAGCCTGATGATCACCAAGCACTGCGTGCGTTTCTCGATGAGCCTGTGTCCGAAGCAGGCCAAGGGCGTCACCGGGGTGCAGGGCACGGTCCGCGCCGAGCCGCTGACGATCCAGAACGGCGACGAGGTGCTGACGCTGAAGTTCGACTGCAAGCCCTGCGAGATGCACGTCGTCGGGCGGATGAAGAAGAACGTGCTGAACCAGGCGGTGCGCGAGGAGAAGGCGAGCCTGGCGGCGGGGGTGCCGATGCAGTTCTACCGCGCGCGTCCCTCGACTACGCCGCCGAGGCCATGCACGCCTCCTTGA
- a CDS encoding bifunctional salicylyl-CoA 5-hydroxylase/oxidoreductase — MKIVCIGGGPAGLYFALLMKRLDPAHDITVVERNRPYDTFGWGVVFSDATLDNMTQWDPETAAEVRQAFNHWDDIELHVKDEVIRSGGHGFVGIGRKKLLNILQARCEQLGVQLVFEADVVSDEEFPDADLIIASDGINSRIRTRHEAVFKPDIVTRPNRYLWLGTHKLYDAFTFLFEKTEHGWFQAHIYKFDANTSTLIVECPEHVWLAHGLDKADQAESIAFCERLFAKNLQGAALMTNARHLRGSAWLNFQRVKCAQWSLFNGHSHVVLMGDAVHTAHFAIGSGTKLAIEDAIELTRQFKELGDTAEQIPAVLARYQALRHIDVLRLQNAAWNAMEWFEVCGERYCDQLPPPQFMYSMLTRSQRISHENLRLRDAGWLGGYERWFAEQAGVAVAPGRAAPPPMFTPYTVRSVTLKNRVVVSPMAQYSCVDGLPADYHLMHLGARAMGGAGMVFAEMTCVSPDARITPGCPGLWNTPQRNGWKRIVDHVHTWSDAKIALQIGHAGAKGSTRVAWEGIDQPVREADGGWPLISASPQQYLDGVSDWSRAMTREDMDRVRDDFVRSTGWAAEAGFDWLELHCAHGYLLSSFISPLTNRREDDYGGSLENRLRYPLEVFRAVRAAWPADRPMSVRISAHDWVEGGITPDDAVQIARAFKAAGADMIDCSSGQVSKQEKPVYGRMFQTPFSDRVRNEAGIATIAVGAISEADHVNSIIAAGRADLCAVARPHLANPAWTLTEAARIGYLDVAWPRQYTSGKVQLERNLERERQLAAQAAALNAPRGGDA; from the coding sequence ATGAAGATCGTCTGTATCGGTGGAGGCCCCGCCGGCCTGTACTTCGCCTTGCTGATGAAGCGGCTGGACCCCGCGCATGACATCACCGTGGTCGAGCGCAACCGGCCTTACGACACCTTCGGCTGGGGCGTGGTGTTCTCGGACGCGACGCTGGACAACATGACCCAGTGGGATCCGGAAACCGCCGCCGAGGTGCGCCAGGCGTTCAACCACTGGGACGACATCGAGCTGCATGTCAAGGACGAGGTCATCCGCTCCGGCGGCCACGGCTTCGTCGGCATCGGCCGCAAGAAGCTGCTCAACATCCTGCAGGCCCGCTGCGAGCAGCTCGGCGTGCAGCTGGTGTTCGAGGCCGACGTGGTGTCCGACGAGGAATTCCCCGACGCCGACCTGATCATCGCCAGCGACGGCATCAACTCGCGCATCCGCACCCGCCACGAAGCCGTCTTCAAGCCCGACATCGTCACGCGGCCCAACCGCTACCTCTGGCTCGGCACGCACAAGCTCTACGACGCCTTCACCTTCCTGTTCGAAAAGACCGAACACGGCTGGTTCCAGGCCCACATCTACAAGTTCGACGCCAACACCTCGACGCTGATCGTCGAATGCCCGGAACACGTCTGGCTCGCGCATGGGCTGGACAAGGCGGACCAGGCGGAATCGATTGCCTTCTGCGAGCGGCTGTTCGCGAAGAACCTGCAGGGCGCGGCGCTGATGACCAACGCCCGCCACCTGCGCGGCTCGGCGTGGCTGAACTTCCAGCGCGTCAAGTGCGCGCAGTGGTCGCTGTTCAACGGCCACAGCCACGTCGTGCTGATGGGTGATGCGGTCCACACCGCGCACTTCGCGATCGGCTCTGGCACCAAGCTGGCGATCGAGGACGCGATCGAGCTGACGCGGCAGTTCAAGGAACTCGGCGACACCGCTGAGCAGATCCCCGCCGTGCTGGCGCGTTACCAGGCGCTGCGCCACATCGACGTGCTGCGGCTGCAGAACGCGGCGTGGAACGCGATGGAGTGGTTCGAGGTCTGCGGCGAGCGCTACTGCGACCAGTTGCCGCCGCCGCAGTTCATGTACTCGATGCTCACGCGCAGCCAGCGCATCAGCCACGAGAACCTGCGCCTGCGGGATGCGGGCTGGCTCGGCGGCTACGAGCGCTGGTTTGCCGAGCAGGCGGGCGTGGCGGTGGCGCCGGGTCGGGCGGCACCGCCACCGATGTTCACGCCGTACACCGTGCGCAGCGTGACGCTGAAGAACCGCGTGGTCGTCTCGCCGATGGCGCAGTATTCCTGCGTGGACGGGCTGCCGGCCGACTACCACCTGATGCACCTGGGTGCGCGGGCGATGGGCGGCGCAGGGATGGTGTTCGCGGAGATGACCTGCGTGTCGCCGGATGCGCGCATCACACCGGGTTGCCCGGGTTTGTGGAACACGCCGCAGCGCAACGGCTGGAAGCGCATCGTCGACCACGTCCACACCTGGTCCGACGCGAAGATCGCGCTGCAGATCGGCCACGCCGGCGCGAAAGGCTCGACCCGCGTCGCGTGGGAAGGCATCGACCAGCCGGTGCGCGAGGCCGATGGTGGCTGGCCGCTGATCTCGGCGTCGCCGCAGCAGTACCTTGACGGTGTCAGCGACTGGTCGCGGGCGATGACACGCGAGGACATGGACCGGGTGCGCGACGACTTCGTGCGCTCGACCGGGTGGGCGGCGGAGGCGGGGTTCGACTGGCTGGAACTGCACTGCGCGCACGGTTACCTGCTGTCGTCGTTCATCTCGCCGCTGACGAACCGGCGCGAGGACGACTACGGCGGCTCGCTGGAGAACCGGCTGCGCTACCCGCTGGAGGTGTTCCGCGCGGTGCGGGCGGCGTGGCCGGCGGATCGGCCGATGTCGGTGCGGATCTCGGCGCACGACTGGGTCGAAGGTGGCATCACGCCCGACGACGCAGTGCAGATCGCCCGCGCGTTCAAGGCGGCCGGCGCGGACATGATCGACTGCTCGTCCGGTCAGGTCAGCAAGCAGGAAAAGCCGGTCTACGGTCGCATGTTCCAGACGCCGTTCTCCGACCGCGTGCGCAACGAAGCGGGCATCGCGACGATCGCCGTGGGTGCGATCTCGGAGGCGGACCACGTCAACAGCATCATCGCCGCCGGCCGCGCCGACCTGTGCGCCGTCGCCCGGCCGCACCTCGCGAACCCGGCCTGGACGCTGACGGAGGCGGCGCGGATCGGCTACCTCGACGTGGCGTGGCCGCGGCAATACACCTCGGGCAAGGTGCAACTGGAACGCAACCTGGAGCGGGAGCGGCAGCTCGCCGCGCAGGCCGCCGCGCTGAATGCACCGCGGGGCGGGGACGCCTGA
- the rnhA gene encoding ribonuclease HI: MTEDSVSPASSTAAAKPALTVTRPKVVIYTDGACKGNPGIGGWGAWLQSGDHHKELWGGESSTTNNRMEMTAVIEALASLKRTCDIVLYTDSEYVKNGITTWIHGWKSRGWKTAAKQPVKNVELWQRMDALSQLHKIEWRWVKGHAGDPGNEKADELANRGVESTRTKS, from the coding sequence ATGACCGAAGATTCCGTTTCTCCTGCCTCGTCCACCGCGGCAGCCAAGCCTGCGCTGACCGTGACCCGACCGAAGGTGGTCATCTACACCGATGGGGCCTGCAAGGGCAATCCGGGCATCGGCGGCTGGGGTGCCTGGCTGCAGAGCGGTGACCACCACAAGGAACTCTGGGGCGGCGAGTCGAGCACGACCAACAACCGCATGGAGATGACCGCCGTCATCGAGGCGCTGGCCAGCCTGAAGCGCACCTGCGACATCGTGCTCTACACCGACAGCGAGTACGTCAAGAACGGCATCACCACCTGGATCCACGGCTGGAAGTCGCGCGGCTGGAAAACCGCCGCCAAGCAGCCGGTGAAGAACGTCGAACTCTGGCAGCGCATGGATGCGCTGTCGCAGTTGCACAAGATCGAATGGCGCTGGGTCAAGGGCCACGCGGGTGATCCGGGCAACGAGAAGGCGGATGAACTGGCGAACCGCGGGGTGGAATCGACCCGGACGAAGTCCTGA
- a CDS encoding MarR family winged helix-turn-helix transcriptional regulator, whose amino-acid sequence MGNDRANDEHLGHEARAQGDDHLDVKVWLRLLACSTEIEQYIRQRLRARFGTTLPRFDYLAQLERHPDGLRMNALSRYLMVTGGNVTGLTDQLVKDGLVERLDDLEDRRSYRVTLTPQGRADFARMAAEHEQWLTELFGGLPGADKDALYHQLGHLRQHLNATLRNPTP is encoded by the coding sequence ATGGGCAATGACCGAGCGAACGACGAACACCTGGGTCACGAGGCGCGCGCGCAGGGTGATGACCATCTGGATGTGAAGGTCTGGCTGCGCCTGCTGGCCTGCAGCACCGAGATCGAGCAGTACATCCGCCAGCGCCTGCGTGCCCGCTTCGGCACCACGCTGCCGCGCTTCGACTACCTCGCGCAGCTGGAGCGCCACCCGGACGGGCTGCGCATGAACGCGCTGTCGCGCTACCTGATGGTGACCGGCGGCAACGTGACCGGGCTCACCGACCAGTTGGTCAAGGACGGGCTGGTCGAGCGGCTGGACGACCTCGAAGACCGCCGCTCCTACCGCGTCACGCTCACACCGCAGGGCCGGGCCGACTTCGCTCGGATGGCCGCTGAGCATGAACAGTGGCTGACCGAGCTGTTCGGCGGCCTGCCGGGTGCGGACAAGGACGCCCTCTACCACCAGCTCGGCCACCTGCGCCAGCACCTGAACGCGACGCTGCGGAACCCCACGCCATGA
- a CDS encoding 4'-phosphopantetheinyl transferase superfamily protein: MAGLGLEPGRLDLHLMPVTTDCEDDRRLLSSDEQARALRFRRVADRVLFIQAHGLLRRVLSRHAAVAPSEWQFAAGPWGKPALCPQRHPTLQDLRFNLSHCAGQVAVAVAWAREVGVDIERVDALRQPGELVSSVLGPLEQQGWQQVGPDLQAQQHFLMTRWTLKEAVLKALGIGLTQVAPHQLEVLRTEDGTGWQIRPCAGHAAALQDWSRHGWLHSGLAGETHRWALACDRRSGEAVSWRLIHHQGVLAGCGEDLSVGQGGVHGLGGVVEGRAR; encoded by the coding sequence ATGGCGGGCCTCGGTCTGGAGCCGGGACGGCTGGACCTCCACCTGATGCCCGTCACCACGGACTGCGAGGACGACCGGAGGCTGCTGTCCAGCGACGAACAGGCGCGGGCGCTGCGGTTCCGACGGGTGGCTGACCGGGTGCTGTTCATCCAGGCGCACGGGTTGCTGCGCCGGGTGCTCAGTCGCCATGCTGCGGTGGCGCCGTCCGAGTGGCAATTCGCGGCTGGTCCCTGGGGCAAACCGGCGCTGTGCCCGCAACGGCATCCGACGCTGCAGGACCTGCGGTTCAACCTGTCGCATTGCGCTGGTCAGGTGGCCGTGGCCGTGGCCTGGGCACGCGAGGTGGGGGTCGACATCGAGCGGGTCGATGCACTGCGTCAACCCGGTGAACTGGTCTCATCGGTCCTCGGCCCCCTCGAACAGCAGGGCTGGCAGCAGGTCGGGCCTGATCTGCAGGCACAGCAGCACTTCCTGATGACACGCTGGACGCTCAAGGAAGCGGTGCTCAAGGCGCTGGGGATCGGACTGACCCAGGTAGCGCCCCACCAGCTCGAAGTCCTGCGCACCGAGGATGGCACCGGCTGGCAGATCCGACCTTGCGCAGGACACGCTGCCGCGTTGCAGGACTGGTCACGCCATGGCTGGCTGCACAGCGGACTGGCGGGCGAAACGCATCGCTGGGCACTCGCGTGCGATCGTCGGTCGGGCGAGGCGGTGTCCTGGCGGCTGATCCACCACCAGGGAGTCCTCGCCGGCTGTGGCGAGGACTTGTCCGTCGGTCAAGGAGGCGTGCATGGCCTCGGCGGCGTAGTCGAGGGACGCGCGCGGTAG
- a CDS encoding acyl-CoA dehydrogenase family protein has product MADTKAHDAHDLLDWPFFEPRHRALATELDAWAREHLAGAHGHDVDAECRALVTALGEAGWLRHAVAGTDFGGATDVIDTRTICLIRQTLARHSGLADFAFAMQGLGSGAISLAGTPEQRARFLPGVASGRTIAAFALSEPEAGSDVAAMACAARLDGDAYVLDGEKTWISNGGIAHQVVVFARTDDAPGARGISAFVVDADTPGFEIAERIDVIAPHPLARLRFSGCRVPADRRLGASGEGFKIAMRTLDVFRTSVAAAALGFGQRALAEGLYRARTRKMFKGVLADFQLTQAKLAQMATTLDAAMLLTYRAAWLRDQGRTVTKEAAMAKLAATEGAQQVIDAAVQLWGGLGVVSGQPVELLYREIRALRIYEGATEVQQLIIGRELLREPT; this is encoded by the coding sequence ATGGCGGACACCAAAGCGCATGACGCGCACGACCTGCTGGACTGGCCGTTTTTCGAGCCGCGCCACCGTGCGCTGGCAACCGAACTGGACGCCTGGGCGCGCGAACACCTGGCCGGCGCGCACGGGCATGACGTCGATGCCGAATGCCGGGCGCTGGTGACCGCGCTGGGTGAGGCGGGCTGGCTGCGTCACGCCGTGGCCGGTACCGACTTCGGCGGCGCGACCGACGTGATCGACACCCGCACGATCTGCCTGATCCGCCAGACGCTGGCGCGGCACTCGGGGCTGGCGGACTTCGCGTTTGCGATGCAGGGGCTGGGCTCGGGCGCGATCAGCCTGGCTGGCACACCGGAGCAGCGCGCGCGCTTCCTGCCCGGCGTCGCCAGCGGCCGGACGATCGCGGCGTTTGCGCTGTCCGAGCCGGAAGCGGGGTCGGACGTGGCAGCGATGGCGTGCGCGGCGCGGCTGGACGGTGACGCGTACGTGCTCGACGGCGAGAAGACCTGGATCTCCAACGGCGGCATCGCGCACCAGGTCGTCGTCTTCGCCCGCACCGACGACGCGCCCGGCGCCCGGGGCATCAGCGCGTTTGTCGTGGATGCAGACACGCCCGGCTTCGAGATCGCCGAGCGCATCGACGTGATCGCGCCGCACCCGCTGGCCCGGCTGCGCTTCAGCGGCTGCCGCGTCCCGGCCGATCGGCGCCTGGGCGCGTCCGGCGAGGGCTTCAAGATCGCGATGCGCACGCTCGACGTGTTCCGCACCTCGGTGGCCGCCGCCGCGCTCGGTTTCGGACAACGTGCGCTGGCCGAGGGCTTGTACCGCGCCCGCACCCGCAAGATGTTCAAGGGCGTGCTGGCCGATTTCCAGCTCACGCAGGCCAAGCTCGCACAGATGGCGACGACGCTGGACGCCGCGATGCTGCTGACCTACCGCGCCGCGTGGCTGCGCGACCAGGGGCGCACCGTCACCAAGGAAGCCGCGATGGCCAAGCTCGCCGCCACCGAGGGCGCACAGCAGGTCATCGACGCGGCGGTGCAGCTCTGGGGTGGGCTGGGCGTTGTCAGCGGGCAGCCAGTGGAGCTGCTTTACCGCGAGATCCGGGCGCTGCGCATCTACGAAGGCGCCACCGAAGTCCAGCAGCTCATCATCGGCCGCGAACTGCTGCGCGAGCCGACCTGA
- a CDS encoding SDR family NAD(P)-dependent oxidoreductase, translated as MRSTLTLTGRHALITGAARGIGAAIARTLAAQGATLTLLGRQRDALQRLADELPAVAGQAHGFVVADVADPAQVQAAFAEARAARGPLAILVSNAGQAESAPFGKTSLDLWQRMLAVNLTGSFLCAQAALPDMLAAGRGRIVHIASTAGQRGYPYVSAYVAAKHGVIGLTRSLALELATKGVTVNAVCPGFTETDILRDSVANIVAKTGRTEAQARADLASGSPQRRFVQPQEVADAVAWLCSDGAGAITGQSISVSGGEVM; from the coding sequence ATGCGCAGCACCTTGACGTTGACGGGCCGACACGCGCTCATCACCGGTGCCGCCCGCGGCATCGGCGCGGCCATCGCCCGCACGCTCGCCGCCCAGGGCGCCACCCTCACGCTGCTCGGCCGCCAGCGCGACGCCCTGCAGCGACTCGCCGACGAATTGCCCGCAGTCGCCGGCCAAGCACATGGCTTCGTCGTCGCGGATGTCGCCGACCCCGCGCAGGTCCAGGCCGCGTTCGCCGAAGCCCGCGCCGCCCGTGGCCCGCTGGCGATCCTCGTCAGCAACGCGGGCCAAGCCGAGAGCGCACCCTTCGGCAAGACTTCGCTCGACCTCTGGCAGCGCATGCTGGCGGTGAACCTGACGGGCAGTTTCCTCTGCGCACAGGCGGCGCTGCCCGACATGCTCGCCGCCGGCCGGGGCCGCATCGTCCACATCGCCAGCACGGCCGGGCAGCGCGGCTATCCCTACGTCAGCGCCTACGTGGCCGCCAAGCACGGCGTGATCGGCCTGACACGCTCGCTTGCGCTGGAGCTGGCAACGAAAGGCGTGACCGTGAACGCCGTGTGCCCCGGCTTCACCGAGACCGACATCCTGCGCGACAGCGTCGCCAACATCGTCGCCAAGACCGGCCGCACCGAGGCCCAGGCCCGAGCCGACCTGGCCAGCGGCAGCCCGCAGCGCCGCTTCGTGCAGCCACAGGAAGTCGCCGACGCGGTGGCATGGCTTTGCAGCGACGGCGCGGGGGCGATCACGGGGCAATCGATTTCAGTGTCCGGCGGGGAGGTGATGTGA